From one Oncorhynchus clarkii lewisi isolate Uvic-CL-2024 chromosome 6, UVic_Ocla_1.0, whole genome shotgun sequence genomic stretch:
- the LOC139411483 gene encoding DNA-binding protein RFX7-like isoform X3, translating into MTEDQQQHDQLPKLGSGISTLPSLVPGLQGTEANALQLKIKNSICKSVQSKVDNILKDVETFTDIEKLYLYLKLPSGPSNSEKSSDQSSMSSSRTQQMHAFNWIRNHLEEHPETSLPKQEVYDEYKSYCDNLCYHPLSAADFGKIMKNVFPNMKARRLGMRGKSKYCYSGLRKKAFVHMPSLPNLELHKTGDGCEVLEASGQLCSAEEEVRSAACGLVCEWAQKVLSRQFDAVEDLARFLLNSHYIGTKSVAALTVMTGTPTGVKTPLPSSAFAPTAEAHSFQSQVKTLPSPSIDAKQQLQRKIQKKQQEQMLHSPLPGEAQARRADGGTPGVGSITCRSPALLSPHPTIGIMVAAVPSPITVQRSRQLMSPSPVGTSEGKILPVNFQVVTQSMQPVKCPKTPQNIPASPVGDRSARHRYAQILPKPSATSAITLRSPPTLLITNSPIKTVMQPTPHISSVNLVKMTTISLAPNCSTTTTLTNTTLRPASAGMGSTVALEESRPSPRARSGSAAPILSPLARSGRATTTPTIDIKMMEGEAISEGSPVLGASRLTMAQEATGGQRAGGAVPRAASVPTPHTKGSLGLEAMAGTKCNVKSSLSNNPVAATTGSNNNTNNESTLYLTVSNQNTSTTLSPNGGTVATSLIASKSPRKRPGIGPEFYPTPVKRVFISQQPLGGSDGYRHGIGAGVKKLPRAGTPVRPESAPAIGKVTVKLNSTVPTRILSLSDSPIGTRGFQTVVKPQNSVQRRDTPTTMDTSSIGNVSAPAGHARIQHQQHMTGNMQSMPNSSALLEQSAVSDLRNTMWVGGQLEGGKQPQQQAYAQQITDHKQASTPVMEPLAMMGQAPDSSQLSMQTNMDYFHFNDDDMTQDSIVEELVQMEEQMKLNSSLQAFGADVTVQGHQSVIQGNMMSSNQTVTPYYQSVHSSTTPVHTPTPTPTPTSELMGGGQGLTRESPCSRMAPTTPVDSALGSSRHTPIGTPHSNCSGSVPPSPVECRNPFAFTPINSSITGYHDGSIVSSSPVKPMQRPMATHPDKAKLEWMNNGYNNSGGNSINGISILPSYQDLVDDHFRKPHAFAIPGQSYQSQTRHYGRLTPISPVQQQAASMANLNKQEGFAVPAPLDNKATSTSSAGGTFRCRSVSPAVRQRNLSGNQGLQNIPRTVVSPFTSPVIPEMINIFANSHGDVSVSSMAQRSQSVPVNVMMQTEVLPMQGQTNSKKITNVLLSKMDGDSDDAVRGLGINNLPSNYTARMNLTQILETTPSFPSSANYQTLTSNAPNAYEFQKPGYLMKNSRNEQMSLSAGDSQAQSATGEEQHQQSQPMLLAQKLQQQQLDFSTTVKDLLADGSLTPGNRLVRQVSELNAVGSDFRLTSDLSSSINDLNNLDTNLLFDPNQQQGQYEDSTLEELKNDPLFQQICSETANSNGFDWLESKDQPTVGLMG; encoded by the exons TAAATCTGTACAGTCAAAGGTGGACAATATTTTG AAAGATGTGGAGACGTTTACAGACATCGAGAAACTCTACCTCTACCTTAAGTTGCCTTCTGGTCCCAGCAACAGTGAAAAAAG CAGTGATCAGAGCTCCATGTCATCAAGCCGCACTCAGCAGATGCACGCGTTCAACTGGATCCGCAATCACCTAGAGGAACACCCAGAAACCTCTCTGCCAAAACAGGAGGTCTATGACGAGTACAA gAGCTATTGTGACAATCTCTGCTACCACCCATTGAGTGCGGCGGACTTTGGAAAGATCATGAAAAATGTATTTCCAAACATGAAGGCCCGTCGACTTGGCATGAGAGGCAAATCAAA ATACTGCTATAGTGGACTGAGGAAGAAAGCCTTTGTCCACATGCCATCTTTACCGAACCTGGAGTTACATAAAACAGGGGACGGG TGTGAGGTGCTGGAGGCCTCAGGTCAGCTGTGCAGTGCGGAGGAAGAGGTGCGCTCTGCGGCCTGTGGCCTGGTGTGTGAGTGGGCCCAGAAGGTGCTGAGTCGCCAGTTTGATGCTGTGGAGGACCTGGCTCGCTTCCTCCTCAACAGCCACTACATCGGCACCAAATCTGTGGCAGCCCTCACGGTCATGACTGGTACACCAACAG GAGTTAAAACGCCACTCCCATCCTCAGCATTTGCACCCACAGCTGAAGCCCACTCCTTCCAGTCCCAAGTGAAGACCCTGCCCTCTCCCTCCATCGATGCCAAGCAGCAGCTCCAGCGGAAGATCCAGAAGAAGCAGCAGGAGCAGATGCTGCACTCCCCCCTCCCCGGAGAGGCTCAGGCCAGGCGGGCTGACGGGGGCACGCCTGGGGTCGGCTCCATTACCTGTAGAAGCCCAGCCCTGCTctccccacatcccaccattggCATTATGGTAGCTGCAGTCCCCAGCCCCATCACG GTACAAAGGAGCAGGCAGCTGATGTCCCCCAGTCCTGTGGGAACTTCGGAGGGCAAGATTCTGCCTGTCAACTTCCAAGTGGTGACCCAGTCAATGCAGCCTGTCAAGTGTCCCAAGACCCCTCAGAATATCCCAGCCAGCCCTGTGGGGGACCGCTCTGCCCGGCACCGGTATGCCCAGATCCTGCCTAAACCCTCAGCCACCAGCGCCATCACCCTGCGCTCGCCCCCCACCCTGCTCATCACCAACAGCCCCATCAAGACCGTGATGCAGCCCACACCCCACATCAGCTCTGTCAACTTGGTCAAGATGACTACCATATCCCTGGCTCCCAACTGCAGTACTACAACCACCCTAACCAACACCACCTTAAGGCCTGCCTCTGCTGGCATGGGCAGCACTGTAGCCCTGGAGGAGAGCAGACCCAGCCCACGGGCCAGGAGTGGCTCTGCGGCCCCCATCCTGTCCCCCTTAGCCAGGTCAGGCCGggccaccaccacccctaccatcGACATCAAGATGATGGAGGGTGAAGCCATAAGTGAGGGCAGTCCGGTCCTGGGTGCTAGCAGGCTTACTATGGCTCAGGAAGCTACAGGGGGGCAGAGGGCTGGAGGAGCTGTACCAAGGGCTGCCAGTGTGCCCACGCCTCACACTAAAGGCTCCCTGGGACTGGAGGCAATGGCTGGAACCAAATGCAACGTAAAGTCCTCTTTGAGCAACAACCCTGTGGCAGCTACAACTGGTAGCAATAATAACACCAATAACGAAAGCACTTTGTATTTGACGGTCTCCAATCAGAATACCAGCACCACTCTGTCACCCAATGGCGGCACTGTTGCCACATCACTCATCGCCTCCAAGAGCCCCAGGAAGCGCCCAGGCATCGGCCCAGAGTTTTATCCCACGCCTGTCAAAAGGGTCTTCATCTCCCAGCAGCCTCTTGGGGGTTCCGATGGTTACAGACATGGGATTGGTGCAGGAGTGAAGAAACTCCCCAGGGCAGGAACCCCGGTCAGACCTGAAAGTGCACCAGCCATCGGTAAAGTTACTGTGAAACTGAACTCCACTGTCCCAACTCGAATCCTGTCACTCTCTGATTCCCCTATCGGAACCAGAGGCTTCCAGACTGTTGTCAAGCCACAGAACTCCGTGCAGAGAAGAGACACTCCGACCACCATGGACACTAGTAGCATCGGCAACGTTAGTGCCCCGGCTGGTCATGCACGAATTCAGCACCAGCAGCACATGACGGGTAACATGCAATCCATGCCCAACAGCTCTGCCCTACTGGAGCAGTCTGCTGTGAGTGACCTAAGGAACACCATGTGGGTCGGGGGCCAGCTGGAGGGAGGTAAACAACCGCAGCAGCAGGCCTACGCCCAGCAGATCACAGACCACAAGCAGGCATCCACACCGGTCATGGAGCCCCTGGCCATGATGGGCCAGGCCCCAGACTCTAGCCAGCTCTCCATGCAGACAAACATGGACTACTTCCATTTCAATGATGACGATATGACCCAGGACAGCATTGTGGAGGAGCTGGTGCAGATGGAGGAGCAGATGAAGCTCAACAGCAGTCTGCAGGCCTTCGGAGCTGATGTGACGGTGCAAGGCCATCAGTCTGTAATACAGGGCAACATGATGTCCTCCAACCAGACAGTGACCCCTTACTACCAATCAGTACACAGCAGCACCACCCCTGTCCACACCCCCACCCCGACTCCCACACCCACCTCTGAGTTGATGGGAGGAGGCCAGGGCTTGACCAGGGAGAGTCCCTGCTCCCGCATGGCCCCTACCACCCCGGTGGACAGTGCCCTGGGGAGCAGCCGACACACCCCCATCGGCACTCCACACTCCAACTGCAGCGGCAGCGTGCCCCCCAGCCCTGTGGAGTGCAGGAACCCCTTTGCCTTCACTCCCATTAACTCCAGCATTACAGGCTACCACGACGGCAGCATTGTCTCCAGTAGCCCCGTCAAGCCCATGCAGAGGCCCATGGCTACTCACCCAGACAAGGCCAAACTGGAGTGGATGAACAATGGTTACAACAACAGCGGGGGGAACTCCATCAACGGCATCAGTATCCTCCCCAGCTATCAGGACCTGGTTGACGACCACTTCCGGAAGCCCCATGCCTTCGCCATCCCTGGCCAGTCCTATCAGTCTCAGACGCGGCACTACGGCCGCCTGACACCCATCTCTCCGGTGCAGCAGCAGGCAGCCAGTATGGCCAACCTGAACAAGCAGGAGGGCTTCGCTGTGCCCGCCCCTCTGGACAACAAGGCCACCAGCACATCCTCAGCAGGCGGGACCTTCCGCTGTCGTAGTGTGAGCCCTGCCGTGCGACAGCGAAACCTGAGTGGCAACCAGGGCCTGCAGAACATCCCCCGAACAGTAGTATCCCCGTTCACCTCCCCCGTGATCCCCGAGATGATCAACATCTTCGCCAACAGCCATGGGGACGTCAGCGTCAGCAGCATGGCACAGAGGAGCCAGTCTGTGCCTGTCAATGTGATGATGCAGACAGAGGTGCTGCCCATGCAGGGCCAGACCAACAGCAAAAAGATCACCAACGTGCTCCTGAGCaagatggacggggacagtgacgACGCGGTGCGGGGCCTGGGCATCAACAACCTGCCGTCCAACTACACAGCCCGCATGAACCTCACCCAGATCTTAGAGACCACGCCCAGCTTCCCCAGCAGTGCCAACTACCAGACTCTGACTTCCAACGCTCCGAATGCGTACGAGTTTCAGAAGCCAGGTTACCTCATGAAGAACTCTAGGAACGAACAGATGAGTCTCTCAGCAGGTGACAGCCAAGCACAATCAGCTACTGGAGAAGAGCAGCATCAGCAGAGCCAGCCTATGCTGCTGGCCCAGAAACTTCAACAGCAGCAGCTAGATTTCAGCACCACTGTTAAAGACCTCTTAGCGGACGGCAGCCTTACTCCTGGCAATCGGCTCGTGAGACAGGTGTCAGAACTCAACGCTGTGGGGTCTGATTTTCGACTGACCTCTGATCTTTCCAGTAGCATCAATGACCTGAACAATTTGGACACAAACCTTCTGTTTGACCCCAATCAGCAGCAGGGACAATATGAAGACTCTACACTGGAGGAACTGAAGAATGATCCGCTGTTCCAGCAGATTTGCAGCGAGACTGCAAATTCCAATGGATTTGATTGGCTGGAAAGTAAAGACCAGCCCACAGTCGGGTTAATGGGTTAA
- the LOC139411483 gene encoding DNA-binding protein RFX7-like isoform X1 encodes MTEDQQQHDQLPKLGSGISTLPSLVPGLQGTEANALQLKIKNSICKSVQSKVDNILKDVETFTDIEKLYLYLKLPSGPSNSEKRTERGSASPGELSCSDQSSMSSSRTQQMHAFNWIRNHLEEHPETSLPKQEVYDEYKSYCDNLCYHPLSAADFGKIMKNVFPNMKARRLGMRGKSKYCYSGLRKKAFVHMPSLPNLELHKTGDGCEVLEASGQLCSAEEEVRSAACGLVCEWAQKVLSRQFDAVEDLARFLLNSHYIGTKSVAALTVMTGTPTGVKTPLPSSAFAPTAEAHSFQSQVKTLPSPSIDAKQQLQRKIQKKQQEQMLHSPLPGEAQARRADGGTPGVGSITCRSPALLSPHPTIGIMVAAVPSPITVQRSRQLMSPSPVGTSEGKILPVNFQVVTQSMQPVKCPKTPQNIPASPVGDRSARHRYAQILPKPSATSAITLRSPPTLLITNSPIKTVMQPTPHISSVNLVKMTTISLAPNCSTTTTLTNTTLRPASAGMGSTVALEESRPSPRARSGSAAPILSPLARSGRATTTPTIDIKMMEGEAISEGSPVLGASRLTMAQEATGGQRAGGAVPRAASVPTPHTKGSLGLEAMAGTKCNVKSSLSNNPVAATTGSNNNTNNESTLYLTVSNQNTSTTLSPNGGTVATSLIASKSPRKRPGIGPEFYPTPVKRVFISQQPLGGSDGYRHGIGAGVKKLPRAGTPVRPESAPAIGKVTVKLNSTVPTRILSLSDSPIGTRGFQTVVKPQNSVQRRDTPTTMDTSSIGNVSAPAGHARIQHQQHMTGNMQSMPNSSALLEQSAVSDLRNTMWVGGQLEGGKQPQQQAYAQQITDHKQASTPVMEPLAMMGQAPDSSQLSMQTNMDYFHFNDDDMTQDSIVEELVQMEEQMKLNSSLQAFGADVTVQGHQSVIQGNMMSSNQTVTPYYQSVHSSTTPVHTPTPTPTPTSELMGGGQGLTRESPCSRMAPTTPVDSALGSSRHTPIGTPHSNCSGSVPPSPVECRNPFAFTPINSSITGYHDGSIVSSSPVKPMQRPMATHPDKAKLEWMNNGYNNSGGNSINGISILPSYQDLVDDHFRKPHAFAIPGQSYQSQTRHYGRLTPISPVQQQAASMANLNKQEGFAVPAPLDNKATSTSSAGGTFRCRSVSPAVRQRNLSGNQGLQNIPRTVVSPFTSPVIPEMINIFANSHGDVSVSSMAQRSQSVPVNVMMQTEVLPMQGQTNSKKITNVLLSKMDGDSDDAVRGLGINNLPSNYTARMNLTQILETTPSFPSSANYQTLTSNAPNAYEFQKPGYLMKNSRNEQMSLSAGDSQAQSATGEEQHQQSQPMLLAQKLQQQQLDFSTTVKDLLADGSLTPGNRLVRQVSELNAVGSDFRLTSDLSSSINDLNNLDTNLLFDPNQQQGQYEDSTLEELKNDPLFQQICSETANSNGFDWLESKDQPTVGLMG; translated from the exons TAAATCTGTACAGTCAAAGGTGGACAATATTTTG AAAGATGTGGAGACGTTTACAGACATCGAGAAACTCTACCTCTACCTTAAGTTGCCTTCTGGTCCCAGCAACAGTGAAAAAAG GACTGAGAGAGGGTCTGCCAGTCCTGGAGAACTGTCATG CAGTGATCAGAGCTCCATGTCATCAAGCCGCACTCAGCAGATGCACGCGTTCAACTGGATCCGCAATCACCTAGAGGAACACCCAGAAACCTCTCTGCCAAAACAGGAGGTCTATGACGAGTACAA gAGCTATTGTGACAATCTCTGCTACCACCCATTGAGTGCGGCGGACTTTGGAAAGATCATGAAAAATGTATTTCCAAACATGAAGGCCCGTCGACTTGGCATGAGAGGCAAATCAAA ATACTGCTATAGTGGACTGAGGAAGAAAGCCTTTGTCCACATGCCATCTTTACCGAACCTGGAGTTACATAAAACAGGGGACGGG TGTGAGGTGCTGGAGGCCTCAGGTCAGCTGTGCAGTGCGGAGGAAGAGGTGCGCTCTGCGGCCTGTGGCCTGGTGTGTGAGTGGGCCCAGAAGGTGCTGAGTCGCCAGTTTGATGCTGTGGAGGACCTGGCTCGCTTCCTCCTCAACAGCCACTACATCGGCACCAAATCTGTGGCAGCCCTCACGGTCATGACTGGTACACCAACAG GAGTTAAAACGCCACTCCCATCCTCAGCATTTGCACCCACAGCTGAAGCCCACTCCTTCCAGTCCCAAGTGAAGACCCTGCCCTCTCCCTCCATCGATGCCAAGCAGCAGCTCCAGCGGAAGATCCAGAAGAAGCAGCAGGAGCAGATGCTGCACTCCCCCCTCCCCGGAGAGGCTCAGGCCAGGCGGGCTGACGGGGGCACGCCTGGGGTCGGCTCCATTACCTGTAGAAGCCCAGCCCTGCTctccccacatcccaccattggCATTATGGTAGCTGCAGTCCCCAGCCCCATCACG GTACAAAGGAGCAGGCAGCTGATGTCCCCCAGTCCTGTGGGAACTTCGGAGGGCAAGATTCTGCCTGTCAACTTCCAAGTGGTGACCCAGTCAATGCAGCCTGTCAAGTGTCCCAAGACCCCTCAGAATATCCCAGCCAGCCCTGTGGGGGACCGCTCTGCCCGGCACCGGTATGCCCAGATCCTGCCTAAACCCTCAGCCACCAGCGCCATCACCCTGCGCTCGCCCCCCACCCTGCTCATCACCAACAGCCCCATCAAGACCGTGATGCAGCCCACACCCCACATCAGCTCTGTCAACTTGGTCAAGATGACTACCATATCCCTGGCTCCCAACTGCAGTACTACAACCACCCTAACCAACACCACCTTAAGGCCTGCCTCTGCTGGCATGGGCAGCACTGTAGCCCTGGAGGAGAGCAGACCCAGCCCACGGGCCAGGAGTGGCTCTGCGGCCCCCATCCTGTCCCCCTTAGCCAGGTCAGGCCGggccaccaccacccctaccatcGACATCAAGATGATGGAGGGTGAAGCCATAAGTGAGGGCAGTCCGGTCCTGGGTGCTAGCAGGCTTACTATGGCTCAGGAAGCTACAGGGGGGCAGAGGGCTGGAGGAGCTGTACCAAGGGCTGCCAGTGTGCCCACGCCTCACACTAAAGGCTCCCTGGGACTGGAGGCAATGGCTGGAACCAAATGCAACGTAAAGTCCTCTTTGAGCAACAACCCTGTGGCAGCTACAACTGGTAGCAATAATAACACCAATAACGAAAGCACTTTGTATTTGACGGTCTCCAATCAGAATACCAGCACCACTCTGTCACCCAATGGCGGCACTGTTGCCACATCACTCATCGCCTCCAAGAGCCCCAGGAAGCGCCCAGGCATCGGCCCAGAGTTTTATCCCACGCCTGTCAAAAGGGTCTTCATCTCCCAGCAGCCTCTTGGGGGTTCCGATGGTTACAGACATGGGATTGGTGCAGGAGTGAAGAAACTCCCCAGGGCAGGAACCCCGGTCAGACCTGAAAGTGCACCAGCCATCGGTAAAGTTACTGTGAAACTGAACTCCACTGTCCCAACTCGAATCCTGTCACTCTCTGATTCCCCTATCGGAACCAGAGGCTTCCAGACTGTTGTCAAGCCACAGAACTCCGTGCAGAGAAGAGACACTCCGACCACCATGGACACTAGTAGCATCGGCAACGTTAGTGCCCCGGCTGGTCATGCACGAATTCAGCACCAGCAGCACATGACGGGTAACATGCAATCCATGCCCAACAGCTCTGCCCTACTGGAGCAGTCTGCTGTGAGTGACCTAAGGAACACCATGTGGGTCGGGGGCCAGCTGGAGGGAGGTAAACAACCGCAGCAGCAGGCCTACGCCCAGCAGATCACAGACCACAAGCAGGCATCCACACCGGTCATGGAGCCCCTGGCCATGATGGGCCAGGCCCCAGACTCTAGCCAGCTCTCCATGCAGACAAACATGGACTACTTCCATTTCAATGATGACGATATGACCCAGGACAGCATTGTGGAGGAGCTGGTGCAGATGGAGGAGCAGATGAAGCTCAACAGCAGTCTGCAGGCCTTCGGAGCTGATGTGACGGTGCAAGGCCATCAGTCTGTAATACAGGGCAACATGATGTCCTCCAACCAGACAGTGACCCCTTACTACCAATCAGTACACAGCAGCACCACCCCTGTCCACACCCCCACCCCGACTCCCACACCCACCTCTGAGTTGATGGGAGGAGGCCAGGGCTTGACCAGGGAGAGTCCCTGCTCCCGCATGGCCCCTACCACCCCGGTGGACAGTGCCCTGGGGAGCAGCCGACACACCCCCATCGGCACTCCACACTCCAACTGCAGCGGCAGCGTGCCCCCCAGCCCTGTGGAGTGCAGGAACCCCTTTGCCTTCACTCCCATTAACTCCAGCATTACAGGCTACCACGACGGCAGCATTGTCTCCAGTAGCCCCGTCAAGCCCATGCAGAGGCCCATGGCTACTCACCCAGACAAGGCCAAACTGGAGTGGATGAACAATGGTTACAACAACAGCGGGGGGAACTCCATCAACGGCATCAGTATCCTCCCCAGCTATCAGGACCTGGTTGACGACCACTTCCGGAAGCCCCATGCCTTCGCCATCCCTGGCCAGTCCTATCAGTCTCAGACGCGGCACTACGGCCGCCTGACACCCATCTCTCCGGTGCAGCAGCAGGCAGCCAGTATGGCCAACCTGAACAAGCAGGAGGGCTTCGCTGTGCCCGCCCCTCTGGACAACAAGGCCACCAGCACATCCTCAGCAGGCGGGACCTTCCGCTGTCGTAGTGTGAGCCCTGCCGTGCGACAGCGAAACCTGAGTGGCAACCAGGGCCTGCAGAACATCCCCCGAACAGTAGTATCCCCGTTCACCTCCCCCGTGATCCCCGAGATGATCAACATCTTCGCCAACAGCCATGGGGACGTCAGCGTCAGCAGCATGGCACAGAGGAGCCAGTCTGTGCCTGTCAATGTGATGATGCAGACAGAGGTGCTGCCCATGCAGGGCCAGACCAACAGCAAAAAGATCACCAACGTGCTCCTGAGCaagatggacggggacagtgacgACGCGGTGCGGGGCCTGGGCATCAACAACCTGCCGTCCAACTACACAGCCCGCATGAACCTCACCCAGATCTTAGAGACCACGCCCAGCTTCCCCAGCAGTGCCAACTACCAGACTCTGACTTCCAACGCTCCGAATGCGTACGAGTTTCAGAAGCCAGGTTACCTCATGAAGAACTCTAGGAACGAACAGATGAGTCTCTCAGCAGGTGACAGCCAAGCACAATCAGCTACTGGAGAAGAGCAGCATCAGCAGAGCCAGCCTATGCTGCTGGCCCAGAAACTTCAACAGCAGCAGCTAGATTTCAGCACCACTGTTAAAGACCTCTTAGCGGACGGCAGCCTTACTCCTGGCAATCGGCTCGTGAGACAGGTGTCAGAACTCAACGCTGTGGGGTCTGATTTTCGACTGACCTCTGATCTTTCCAGTAGCATCAATGACCTGAACAATTTGGACACAAACCTTCTGTTTGACCCCAATCAGCAGCAGGGACAATATGAAGACTCTACACTGGAGGAACTGAAGAATGATCCGCTGTTCCAGCAGATTTGCAGCGAGACTGCAAATTCCAATGGATTTGATTGGCTGGAAAGTAAAGACCAGCCCACAGTCGGGTTAATGGGTTAA